Within Ramlibacter henchirensis, the genomic segment GGCCGCGCTCGTCGAAGCGGGCTTTCACCTGCTTGAGCCCTTTCGCGGAGAACGCCATGTGGTCGATCACGCCGGCCACGCCGGGCGGGATGCGCCGGTCCGCATAGACGTGCAGGATCGGCGCAGCGCCCGCATAGAGCCACGCACCCGCGAAGCCAAGATCGGGCCGGGGCCCCTGCTCCAGCCCGAGCACGTTGACATAGAAGTCCAGCGTGCGCGGCAGGTCCTCGGTGATGACGGTGAAGTGGTTCAGGCCGTGGATCATTCCAAGCTCCTAGCGTTCAGGGGATCAGCACCAGTGCGCCCATGCTGGCGCGCGATTCCAGCCGCTCATGCGCGCGGGCG encodes:
- a CDS encoding VOC family protein, producing MIHGLNHFTVITEDLPRTLDFYVNVLGLEQGPRPDLGFAGAWLYAGAAPILHVYADRRIPPGVAGVIDHMAFSAKGLKQVKARFDERGLKYDLRQQKGSGTWQLFCHDPSGAKVELDFDPAETL